The proteins below come from a single Papaver somniferum cultivar HN1 chromosome 11, ASM357369v1, whole genome shotgun sequence genomic window:
- the LOC113320912 gene encoding uncharacterized protein LOC113320912, with translation MIDKVEFNRSFDGDNTPCARLIQSFKNNNVLLQVNNSLFLYDPKNKSVRQLTICGAEEWTDAEIYVPNLVSLNSDSSREWERVKRRQPFKYGTSFVWQRPNKRQPAREYKVENFRAKLEEICQG, from the exons ATGATTGACAAGGTAGAGTTTAATCGGTCATTTGATGGAGATAATACACCGTGTGCCAGGCTAATACAGAGTTTCAAGAACAATAATGTGTTATTGCAGGTGAATAACAGTTTATTTTTGTATGACCCAAAGAACAAAAGTGTTAGACAACTGACGATCTGTGGTGCTGAGGAATGGACTGATGCAGAGatttatgtgccgaaccttgttTCACTTAACTCTGATAGTAGCCGTGAATGGGAGAGGGTGAAAAGGAGGCAACCATTTAAGTATGGTACTAGCTTTGTATGGCAGAGGCCGAACAAGAGGCAACCAGCTAGAGAGTACAAGGTGGAAAACTTTAGAGCAAAGCTGGAAGAG ATTTGTCAAGGATGA